The genomic segment AGCGCGCCAGTGCATGCAGGTTGGCATGATAACGATCGCCGTGACCGCGATAAAAGCAACTTGCCGGCGCCCCGGCGAAGCTTGCCCTGACCTCTGGCCCGACTTCAAACGCTGCCGGGCCAATGGCGGGACCCAGCATGGCCATGACGCTACCACTAAAACAGGTCAGGGCCTGTTCCAGCACACCGGCAGCCAGACCACGCCATCCGGCGTGTATCGCTGCAATCTGCTGGCCATTTGCACTGACCAGCAACACCGGCAAACAATCTGCCGTCATGACGGCACAGGCCAGGCCTGGCTCTGCTGTCCAGCAGGCATCTGCTGGCAACACAATCTCGTTCCCACAAGCGTGCCGACATTCAGTGCCGTGCACCTGATCAAGCCATTGAATGGCACGCACAGCGGGTAACTGCTGTTGCAAGCGGATACGGTGCTGCCGTACTTGCTGTGCATTATCACCGACATGCAGCCCGAGATTGGCACCATCCCAGGGCGCTGCAGAAACCGGCCCACTCAGTAACCGGCGCGTACTGAATGCCACCTGCACCCCGGCAGGCAAGGGCCAGTCTGGCCGGATCAGTTCAAATGTCGTGCGCACCACGCCGGTCAGCCTCCAGCATCTCAAGCAATTCGATCATGTCGGTTGGCAAGTCCACTTCCCACTCCATCCATTCCTGCTCAACCGGGTGCAATAATCCCAACGCCTTGGCATGCAGCGCTTGACGTGGAAAGTTTTGCAGCATGGTACGCAAGGAAGGGCCAATACCCTTGGTCAGGCGAGTACGGGCAGCGTAGGTGGCATCACCCACCAGCGGATGGCCAATGTGCGTCATATGCACGCGGATCTGGTGAGTACGGCCAGTTTCCAGTTTGCAGCGAATATGGGTATGGGTAGGAAACTTGTGTAATACCCGGTAATGGGTCACCGCGTCTTTACCCATCGGATTGACCGCCATACGGGTGCGCTGGGTACCATGACGACCGATCGGTTCATCTACTTTGCCGCCGCCGGTCATGTGCCCCTGAACCACCGCTTCGTACTCACGTCCCATGGTGCGATCCTGCAGTTGTGCGACCAGATGCGCCTGGGCTTGCAGGGTTTTGGCCACCACCATCAGTCCTGTGGTGTCCTTGTCGAGCCGATGTACGATACCGGCACGGGGAATATTGGCCAGCGCCGGACAATGATGCAGCAAGCCATTCAGCAAGGTGCCTTCACGATTGCCCGCCGCCGGATGCACCACCAGATCAGCCTGCTTGTTGAGCACCAGAATA from the Candidatus Thalassolituus haligoni genome contains:
- the rluD gene encoding 23S rRNA pseudouridine(1911/1915/1917) synthase RluD; protein product: MTNQISSSIQVPFDQGNKRLDQVAAQLFPDYSRSRLQQWIKEGQLTVDGKAWRGRDKLTGGETLVLEAELAPEGDWQPEAIDLDIVYEDDHILVLNKQADLVVHPAAGNREGTLLNGLLHHCPALANIPRAGIVHRLDKDTTGLMVVAKTLQAQAHLVAQLQDRTMGREYEAVVQGHMTGGGKVDEPIGRHGTQRTRMAVNPMGKDAVTHYRVLHKFPTHTHIRCKLETGRTHQIRVHMTHIGHPLVGDATYAARTRLTKGIGPSLRTMLQNFPRQALHAKALGLLHPVEQEWMEWEVDLPTDMIELLEMLEADRRGAHDI
- the pgeF gene encoding peptidoglycan editing factor PgeF, producing MVRTTFELIRPDWPLPAGVQVAFSTRRLLSGPVSAAPWDGANLGLHVGDNAQQVRQHRIRLQQQLPAVRAIQWLDQVHGTECRHACGNEIVLPADACWTAEPGLACAVMTADCLPVLLVSANGQQIAAIHAGWRGLAAGVLEQALTCFSGSVMAMLGPAIGPAAFEVGPEVRASFAGAPASCFYRGHGDRYHANLHALARWRLEQAGVEWIFGEEWCTYREATRFYSFRRDGQTGRQASLIWRE